The Phyllostomus discolor isolate MPI-MPIP mPhyDis1 chromosome 9, mPhyDis1.pri.v3, whole genome shotgun sequence nucleotide sequence GTCATTTGCTCCCTTACCGCTGAGTGTTAGTTCTTTGTGTTCTGGGTAACAGTGCCGGACCATGTGTGTCTTTGGAAAATTTTTTCTCTGTGCTGGTTTTCTCATTTCCTTGACCCTCTGCTGTTCACTGGCTCTGGCCTTGCATGTCCTCCTGCGTAGAGTGGAGATCAAAACAGCACCTTGGGAAACTTAAATTTGGTAGAATCCACGTGAGGAGCCTGGCTCAGGGGCCCGCCGTCAGCATCACTGTGGCTGTTGGTGCTGGGTCATAGTTAAGGCTCTGGGCTTGTGCTTCACCCCCTCGAAGAGGCAGAACTAACCCTCACGGCAGTGTGCCCGACACGGAACATTCCCATCTCTGGTGTTGCCACAGCCAacactgtcaccaccaccatcaccattatcaCCATCGTCAGCActatcacccccaccccacccccaccaccaccaccaccaccacaccacaACAACACAccatccaccaccaccaccaccaccaccaccaccgtcaccaccaccaccaccaccaccaccactaacaataccatcaccatcaccaccaccaccaccaccaccactaacaACACCATCACcatcaacaccaccaccaccgtcaccaccaccatcaccaccatcaccatcaccaccaccaccaccaccaccactaacaACACCATCACcatcaacaccaccaccaccgtcaccaccaccatcaccaccatcaccaccaccaccaccaccaccaccactaacaataccatcaccatcaccatcaacaccaccaccaccgtcaccaccaccaccaccatcaccatcatcaccaccaccatcaccaccaccaccaccaccaccaccatcaccaccaacacCATCACCACCGTCACCCTCCACTATGATGGTCACGACTGGCCCTTCACCCCACAAGGACTAATAGACcaagcacccccctccccagcctgttcCCGGTGCTTGGACAGAATCAGGCCTCATCAGTGCCCCCACCCCGTCACGGGCACCGTTTCCTGAGTTGGTGGTGGGACGTCCGCGTGGTCCGGGAAGCCTGTGATGTGTTCTCCCCGACCCGCGGCCCTTGGGGAATCTGGCGGTGCAGGGGTGGCCTTTATTCCGTGAGGGGCTGTGGGGGACACTTGGAGGGAGGAGGCCGGgctccccctctcccagccctgcgcCCCACGCAGCGGCCGGCGAGTGCTctgccccgcctcccaccccttcctcagAGCCGCCCGCCGTGAGGCTGGGGGCCCTGTGGCGTGTGCCAGGAGTGCCCGACGCTTGTGACACAGCTTGTCCCCAGGCTCGGCCTTTCAGCAAAGGCCTTAGGGTGGTGGACGCCCCTCCTGGTGGCTcggcccccaggcccagccagcGGCCCAAGGGAGCTGTGCTTGCCCCTCCCTGTGCTCCCCGCAGACACACCAAGATGAAGACGGCTACCAACATCTACATCTTTAACCTGGCCCTGGCGGACACCTTGGTCCTGCTGACGCTGCCCTTCCAGGGCACCGACGTGCTCCTGGGCTTCTGGCCGTTCGGGAACGCCCTGTGCAAGGTCGTCATCGCCATCGACTACTACAACATGTTCACCAGCACCTTCACGCTGACCGCCATGAGCGTGGACCGCTACGTCGCCATCTGCCACCCCATCCGCGCCCTGGACGTCCGGACGTCCAGCAAGGCCCAGGCCGTCAACGTGGCCATCTGGGCCCTGGCCTCCGTCGTCGGCGTCCCCGTGGCCATCATGGGCTCCGCGCAGGTGGAGGACGAAGGTCAGTCGGGGGGCCGCTCCTCCCCGGGCCGCGCCCCCCGGCCCCCTGGCCCCCCTGACCCCGCCCCTCTGCCCGCAGAGATCGAGTGCCTGGTGGAGATCCCCGCCCCGCAGGACTACTGGGGCCCGCTGTTCGCCGTGTgcatcttcctcttctccttcgtCATCCCGGTGCTGATCATCTCCGTCTGCTACAGCCTCATGATCCGGCGGCTGCGCGGCGTCCGCCTGCTCTCGGGCTCCCGGGAGAAGGACCGGAACCTGCGCCGCATCACGCggctggtgctggtggtggtggccGTGTTCGTGGGCTGCTGGACGCCCGTCCAGGTCTTCGtgctggcccaggggctgggcgTCCAGCCGGGCAGCGAGGCGGCGGTGGCCGTGCTGCGCTTCTGCACCGCCCTGGGCTACGTCAACAGCTGCCTGAACCCCGTCCTCTACGCCTTCCTGGACGAGAACTTCAAGGCCTGCTTCCGCAGGTTCTGCTGCGCCTCCGCCCTGCGCCGGGAGGGGCCGGTGTCTGACCGCGTGCGCAGCATCGCCAAGGACGTGGCCCTCGCCTGCAAGACCTCCGAGACCGTGCCGCGGCCCGCATGACTAGGCGTGGACCTGCCCATGGTGCCCGTCAGCCCGCAGAGCCCGTCCACGCCCAACACGGAGCTCACCCAGGTCACCGCGCTCTAGGCTGACGCGTGCCCCGAGCCCCGAGTGCCGCCAGCCGCCGGGAGCTCCCCTGGGCCCGGAGGGCCTGATGACATCATGGGACAGGTCAGAGCATGAAGGCCGCCCCGCACCCCGGCCGCCCCACACCTGTCCTCCTGGtgccaggtgggggaggggacgtgCAAGAACTCGCCGGCAGGGGAGCCCGGCCGGAGCTCAGCCACCGTACCCACGAGTCACGGGACTCCACGGCCTCCCATCTGCCCGCCTGCCTGTTCCGGGGGGCACGCCTGTGGAGGCGTGACAGTGCGTGTTCAGCCTCGTGCCCCTGTGCCGTGTCATGCCTGCCGGGAACCCGCCCTGAGCTGCCGCTGCTGATCGGACTCGCCCGGGCTGCACGCGGGTGTGGCCCCTTGTGCCCCCGCTTCTGCTTCCGCCTCCCCCCGGGgaccctccctgcccagcagcgCCCTGGACCACTGCGCCGAGGACGTGGCCGTCCACGTGCTTGGAGCCCGCGTGGCCGTGGGAGTGGGGCCGTGGGGCCCCGCAGGCTGCTCTGTGTGCCGTTTGCACAGCGGCCCCTGTGCCCGGTCCTGACTGCCTGGTGCCGGGCTCGTGCCCGGGGGTCCCGCCTGGGGGTCCCTGGGTCCTGCTGCAGCTTCTCCTTCGCAGCGTTTCCTTTCCTTGGATTCAGAGGTCGGCGGCCGTGCTGCTGGCCGCACCCTGTGCCCTGTTTGGGTCTCAGTGGCCTGGACAGGGTGGCCATGGGGACAGGTTTGCTCTGCGCTGGCGGAGACTCGGCCCTTGCTTCTCTCCCAGGCCTCCCGGTTTCTGTGGGAGGGGCCCGGGCGCCAGGCACCAAACCAGGCGGTTCCGGTGTCAGAGCTGGGCTGAGCCCCTGTCAGAgctgggctgaggcctggggctggcagGCCTGCTGAGCCCGCTGTGaggctggcctgggctgggggatgCTAGTTGCCGGAGAAGCGCCCCCCCAAGTCCACCGCTGGAAGTTGCCCGCGCCGGGTGACTTTGCAGACGGTCCTCCAGTCCTCCGGTCCTCGCAGCGTTGAAGACTCCAGCTCCACCTGTGAGCCGAGCTGCAGCCCCCGGCCAGCTGATCCCTCAGCCAGCTGACCGCTGACCTCGGTCGGGCACCTGTGAGGAGCAGGAAGTGCTGACTGTGGCCAGCTTCCAGAGCCAGGCGCCGTGGGGCCGCCAGGGTTGCGGCGCTTTTCCTGCGGAGACAAAGATGTGTGACCTTGTGCCGTGACCCCCCGCGCCTCCCCGCCCACATCTGTGTGTGCGTGACAGCGCTACCCGGCTCTCGGCCAGCCTCAGCCCGTCTCCGGGGCCCCCCAGTGACCGGTGCCCACCCACAGTCCCCCCCAACAGTGTCTGTGACTCCTGCTGGGTGGGCCGTTGGGCACCTTCTCCCGGACAATCGTGCGATCGTGTGTGGGCCTCCCCGCTGCTCTGGCTGCTCGCCTGCCCCGCTCTGTCCTCAGGGGAAGGTCCCCCCACCCGAGGCCCCAGCTTTAGCCAGGGGCCCGCCGACCAGTTTGTGTTGGGGGCTGTTACCTCCTACTCAGCTAACGTTCAGATAGTGTGTCCTCCCTAAAGAGCAGCCACAGCACCTCTCTCCTGCAGGGGGATGTCCCGGTGCTCCCCCCGCGTGGGCGTGGTCTCTGTGGGGCCCAGTTTCGCCCAGGTGACCCTCCAGCAGGTGACCCTCGCAGAGGGCGAGGCCGACCTTGGGCCGAAGTGCTTGGCAGGCCATGATggtgtagtttttgtttttgtttttaaaagattttatttatttttagagagggagggagggataaagagggagagaaacatccatgcgtggttgcctctcctgcgccccctactgggggcctggcctgcagcccagacatgtgccctgactgggaattgaaccggcgaccctttggtttgcagggccagcgctcaacccgctgagccacgccagccagggcccatggtGTGGTTTCATACTAGTTTTAATGATGGGCACTTTGCCGTTAAAAATTTAGCATCGGGAGAAAGTTGGGGAAGCGTGGGCCACCGGGCGGCCCGGAGGCTGCTCGGAAGCTGGGGGTTCAGGTGGAGGGGCTGCAGCGGGGTGCCCAGAGGctgtgacccctcccccactgcccaggcACCAACCCTCTGTGCTGACCAGCTGAGGGTTTAAGAAGTGGGCACAGCCAGAGTGTGCTCTGGACTTAGAGACCTGCCTCCGATGGAGAGAACGGGCTGCACCCCGTGGCTCCCCTGGCGCCCGCACCCTGCCCAAGGTGCCGGGGCGGTTCTGCAGGGTGTCCTCGGGTGCGGGAGCCTCGGGCTGCAGCCCACTGCCCTGCAAGGGGCCCGGAGTGGAGCCTCGGCCCTCCGGACTCTCCCTGAGGCCACCCTCAGGTTCCTGGCCCACAGCCTGTGGCGGGTGCCCCTctgagactgggggtggggggacggagGGGGGCTGGTCCAGAGGAAGTGGGTCTCACAGTGAAGTGCAGTTTCCTGGCTTCCCTGCGCACATGTTTCTCTGTGCTGCAGTCTGTTAAGTGTGCAAGGGCCAGGTCTAAGTCAGCAACAATGCACACACCTTAATTACAAAATGCAGCACGGCAGCCAGGTGGTCCCCTCCAGCTCCCCCTGGGCTGGCTCTGCACAGTGCAGCCCAACGCTGACCCCCCGTGGCCAGCCCTGAGCACTGCAGCAGTGGGGCCAGGACAAGGCGTGggggtgacgggggggggggggggggggggcgactgggggcagggaggggacatctgcgaccccagcccaggcccctcagCGCCCCCCCTGAAGAATAAGCAGACACCCCCAAAGGGGGGCCCAGTggcagagccccaggcctggtggtTTGGGAACTCTGAAGGGTCAGGCCCCAGCGGGTCCCTTCCCCCAAGGAGCTCTGCTCCAGGCTTGACGTTTGTCACCCTGGAGCCGGGTCTGTGACAAGCCAACCCCGATGGGGGTCACTGCAGGCTTCTCAGGAGGTGGCCTCTGAGCTGTGCTTCTGGGGAGGGGAATCCCGGGGGGAGGGAGCGAGGCTGGTGGGGTGAGGCCTGAGGGCCACCTCACCgaagccccccaccccgcagtgCTGGGAGGGGACGGCACTGGGGCTGCAtcgttggggggggaggggggtgtcagTGCAGACGCTTTGGGCAGAGTGACACGTCATCCTGGCCGCTGGGGAGGAGGTGGACAGAGGTATTATGGCAGCAGTGGGCGGCCTTTGGGGACTGGGGCCAGTGCCGCCCCAGCGTGGTGGGGGAGGTCGCTGGCCGGGAACGTGGGGCTCAGACAGCCTGGGTGTGGGGTGTGACTGGGAGGGCAGGGATGGATGCCGGCGTCCCTGAGGACGGAGAGGCGGCGAGATCGTCGTTGGGAGACGTGAGCTGGGGTCTCAGCTGTCGGCTGGGTGGGGACAGTCGCCCCTGGGGGGGGCTCTGTGGAGTTCCTGCCCagtgggcaggggcagcagcgCGGTCAAACCCCACGCCTCAAAGTGGCAGAGGAGCTGGTCTctggagggtggagaggagccTGGGTCTGAGGGGGCAGCGCAGGAGGCTGGAGCCGGAGGGCACCACGGggcaggctgggaggggctggcccctgcccccctgGAGGGGAGCATGctgggcacgtgtgtgtgtgtggtcctgtgtgtgcatgtatgcatgtggGAGTGCTGTGTGCATGCCTGCATCTGCATGTGCACGCGTGTGCTGGGCTCTGTCCTCCTGCCGCCCTGGTCCCTTCTTTCCGGCCGTCCCTGGCTGCCCAACGGGGTCTCCTGCTGTCCAGGA carries:
- the OPRL1 gene encoding nociceptin receptor isoform X2 translates to MSSSGKLGPSEAPLGHTKMKTATNIYIFNLALADTLVLLTLPFQGTDVLLGFWPFGNALCKVVIAIDYYNMFTSTFTLTAMSVDRYVAICHPIRALDVRTSSKAQAVNVAIWALASVVGVPVAIMGSAQVEDEEIECLVEIPAPQDYWGPLFAVCIFLFSFVIPVLIISVCYSLMIRRLRGVRLLSGSREKDRNLRRITRLVLVVVAVFVGCWTPVQVFVLAQGLGVQPGSEAAVAVLRFCTALGYVNSCLNPVLYAFLDENFKACFRRFCCASALRREGPVSDRVRSIAKDVALACKTSETVPRPA
- the OPRL1 gene encoding nociceptin receptor isoform X1, which gives rise to MDCLFPTPPWGVYGSALQDNLSSPNHSLLPADLLLNVSHGAFLPLGLKVTIVGLYLAVCVGGLLGNCLVMYVILRHTKMKTATNIYIFNLALADTLVLLTLPFQGTDVLLGFWPFGNALCKVVIAIDYYNMFTSTFTLTAMSVDRYVAICHPIRALDVRTSSKAQAVNVAIWALASVVGVPVAIMGSAQVEDEEIECLVEIPAPQDYWGPLFAVCIFLFSFVIPVLIISVCYSLMIRRLRGVRLLSGSREKDRNLRRITRLVLVVVAVFVGCWTPVQVFVLAQGLGVQPGSEAAVAVLRFCTALGYVNSCLNPVLYAFLDENFKACFRRFCCASALRREGPVSDRVRSIAKDVALACKTSETVPRPA